In Blautia wexlerae DSM 19850, a single window of DNA contains:
- a CDS encoding antirestriction protein ArdA, whose amino-acid sequence MIYPLIMSCSVTCSAWKLTAKIINIEFSALSEKGKKYFNLEAYAHELEEKGCYAVCNNGMFKL is encoded by the coding sequence TTGATTTACCCATTGATTATGAGCTGTTCCGTGACCTGCTCGGCGTGGAAGCTGACAGCAAAGATTATCAATATTGAATTTTCTGCTCTATCCGAAAAAGGAAAGAAATACTTTAATCTGGAAGCCTACGCCCATGAGCTGGAAGAAAAAGGATGTTATGCGGTCTGCAACAATGGTATGTTCAAGCTCTGA